The proteins below are encoded in one region of Knoellia sp. S7-12:
- the dapE gene encoding succinyl-diaminopimelate desuccinylase produces MPLDLTADVVTLTAALCDIESVSLDEGAVCDAIEEALRPLEHLTVTRIGNTVIARTELGHDERVVLAGHIDTVPLTDPKNLPTKRLPGGEGEGEVLWGRGTVDMKGGVAVQLRLAATVPAPSRDVTYVFYEGEEIESEFNGLLHVQQQQPDLIEDADFAVLLEPTGAIVEGGCKGTLRIDLTTKGAAAHSARPWNGHNAIHDAAEILSRLTAYETKTVMVDGLEYREALNAVNISGGIAGNVIPDRCTVSVNYRYAPDTSEEQAVAHMHEVFDGLTFEITDNAGGARPGLDLPAAKAFVEALGVEVIAKQGWTDVARFQAMGLPAVNFGPGDPNLAHHDEERCPIDQLVSSEAAMLRWLA; encoded by the coding sequence ATGCCGCTCGACCTCACTGCCGATGTAGTCACCCTCACCGCTGCGCTCTGCGACATCGAGTCGGTGAGCCTTGACGAGGGCGCCGTCTGCGATGCGATCGAGGAGGCGCTGCGACCGCTCGAGCACCTCACGGTCACACGGATCGGCAACACCGTCATCGCCCGCACCGAGCTCGGCCACGACGAACGAGTGGTCCTCGCGGGCCACATCGACACCGTGCCGCTCACCGATCCAAAGAACCTGCCGACCAAGCGGCTCCCCGGCGGCGAGGGCGAGGGTGAAGTGCTCTGGGGTCGCGGCACCGTTGACATGAAGGGTGGCGTGGCCGTCCAATTGCGTCTCGCTGCAACAGTTCCTGCGCCCAGCCGCGACGTGACCTACGTCTTCTACGAAGGCGAAGAGATCGAGAGCGAGTTCAACGGACTGCTCCACGTCCAGCAGCAGCAGCCCGACCTCATCGAGGACGCTGACTTCGCCGTCCTCCTCGAGCCGACCGGTGCCATCGTCGAGGGTGGATGCAAGGGCACGCTCCGCATCGACCTCACGACCAAGGGTGCGGCCGCCCACTCGGCGCGACCGTGGAACGGCCACAACGCCATCCACGACGCGGCCGAGATCCTCAGCCGCCTCACGGCATACGAGACCAAGACCGTGATGGTCGACGGACTCGAGTATCGCGAGGCCCTCAACGCGGTCAACATCTCCGGAGGCATCGCCGGCAACGTCATCCCCGACCGCTGCACCGTGAGCGTCAACTACCGCTACGCGCCCGACACGAGCGAGGAGCAGGCGGTCGCGCACATGCACGAGGTCTTCGACGGGCTCACCTTTGAGATCACCGACAACGCCGGGGGAGCGCGCCCGGGTCTCGACCTGCCCGCCGCCAAGGCGTTCGTCGAGGCGCTCGGCGTCGAGGTCATCGCCAAGCAGGGGTGGACCGACGTCGCCCGCTTCCAGGCGATGGGTCTGCCGGCCGTGAACTTCGGCCCGGGTGACCCCAATCTTGCCCACCACGACGAAGAGCGCTGTCCCATCGACCAACTCGTGTCGTCCGAGGCCGCCATGCTCAGATGGCTCGCCTAG